A genomic window from Flavobacterium sp. I3-2 includes:
- a CDS encoding glycosyltransferase, translated as MKSKKVLVIGFVWPEPTSSAAGWRMLQLIDFFTENQYEVHFACAAHKSDFAFVFDPDKVTEHDILLNDASFDAFVSELQPDVVVYDRFMIEEQFGWRVRENCKQAIQILDTEDLHFVRKAREKAFKKQEEVNYHTDEMIREVASILRCDLSLIISEFEMEMLQKQFNVPTQILMYLPFMQKNLSETDLEQLPNFEARVHFMFIGNFMHEPNWQTVLRLKRDIWPVLRKKLPKAEIHIFGAYPNPKALQLHKPAENFFVNGRAKDVNIEMQKHKVLLAPIPFGAGIKGKFIDAMRNRLPSVTTQLGSESMQENQLWNGFICDSDSDFIDQAVLLYTDASVWETATQNGLSILNATSNKKQYSDLFKNRLADLATHLDTYRKTNLFGEILRYQTNQATKYMGLWIQEKHRRS; from the coding sequence ATGAAAAGCAAAAAAGTATTAGTTATTGGATTTGTTTGGCCAGAACCTACCTCGTCTGCGGCGGGTTGGCGTATGTTGCAATTGATTGATTTTTTTACTGAAAATCAATACGAAGTGCATTTTGCATGCGCGGCTCATAAATCGGACTTTGCTTTTGTGTTTGATCCGGATAAAGTAACTGAACATGACATTTTATTAAACGATGCGAGTTTTGATGCTTTTGTTTCGGAATTGCAACCCGATGTGGTGGTGTATGATCGGTTTATGATTGAAGAGCAGTTTGGATGGCGCGTGCGTGAAAATTGCAAACAAGCGATTCAAATTTTAGATACGGAAGATTTACATTTTGTTCGAAAAGCCAGAGAGAAAGCTTTTAAGAAACAAGAAGAAGTAAATTACCATACCGATGAAATGATTCGTGAAGTAGCTTCGATTTTGCGTTGTGATTTAAGTTTGATTATTTCGGAATTTGAAATGGAAATGCTACAAAAGCAGTTTAACGTTCCGACTCAAATTTTAATGTATTTGCCTTTTATGCAAAAAAACCTTTCTGAAACGGATTTGGAGCAATTACCCAATTTTGAAGCTCGTGTGCATTTTATGTTTATTGGTAATTTTATGCACGAACCCAATTGGCAAACGGTGTTGCGTTTAAAACGTGATATTTGGCCGGTGTTGCGCAAGAAACTTCCAAAGGCAGAAATACATATTTTTGGTGCTTATCCAAACCCGAAAGCGTTGCAATTGCATAAACCTGCCGAAAACTTTTTTGTAAACGGTCGTGCAAAAGATGTGAATATCGAAATGCAGAAACACAAGGTATTGTTAGCTCCGATTCCGTTTGGTGCCGGAATTAAAGGTAAGTTTATCGATGCTATGCGTAATCGTTTGCCATCGGTTACTACGCAATTAGGTTCGGAATCGATGCAAGAAAATCAGTTATGGAATGGCTTTATTTGTGATTCAGATTCAGATTTTATTGATCAAGCGGTGTTGTTATATACCGATGCATCGGTTTGGGAAACTGCTACACAAAACGGGCTTTCAATTTTAAATGCGACTTCCAACAAAAAACAATATTCGGATTTGTTTAAAAACCGTTTAGCTGATTTAGCTACACATTTAGATACGTATAGAAAAACCAATTTGTTTGGTGAAATTTTACGTTATCAAACCAATCAAGCGACTAAATACATGGGTTTGTGGATTCAAGAGAAGCATAGGAGGTCTTAA
- the pncA gene encoding bifunctional nicotinamidase/pyrazinamidase, protein MKALLIIDIQNDFLEGGSLEVKNANAIIPLVNNIQNKFDVVVATQDWHPATHKSFASNHVNKQTFEVIDLNGLPQVLWPNHCVQGSFGAEFHTDLNTQNIHAIFRKGTDIEVDSYSGFYDNDQRKSTGLHGFLTELQVTEVYICGLAADYCVFYTAKDAATLGYKTVVIEDATKYIDKTNYEKAKQEMLTLGIEFVNTGDVL, encoded by the coding sequence ATGAAAGCGCTCTTAATTATTGATATTCAGAATGATTTTTTAGAAGGTGGCTCGCTTGAAGTAAAAAACGCTAATGCCATTATTCCGTTAGTGAATAACATACAAAACAAATTCGATGTAGTGGTAGCCACCCAAGATTGGCACCCTGCAACACATAAAAGTTTTGCAAGTAACCATGTAAATAAGCAAACGTTTGAGGTTATTGACCTAAACGGATTACCGCAAGTATTGTGGCCCAACCACTGCGTACAAGGAAGTTTTGGTGCTGAATTTCATACCGATTTAAACACCCAAAACATACACGCTATTTTTAGAAAAGGAACCGATATAGAAGTAGATAGTTACAGCGGCTTTTACGATAACGACCAACGCAAAAGCACCGGCTTGCATGGTTTTTTAACCGAGCTACAAGTTACCGAAGTATATATTTGCGGTTTAGCTGCCGATTATTGTGTATTTTACACCGCTAAAGATGCGGCAACCCTTGGTTATAAAACAGTTGTGATTGAAGATGCTACTAAGTATATTGACAAAACCAATTACGAAAAAGCCAAACAAGAAATGCTGACTTTGGGGATTGAGTTTGTGAATACGGGGGATGTTTTATAA
- a CDS encoding glycoside hydrolase family 25 protein, protein MTTQSKNPMKPVRKRTVKKKKKETPAWRWYLRIGILLGIFGFVVWFLITFKDGISYYFSSKFDKKDDKNVVFDVRNVEVMKRHDDMLFGIDVSHYQGPIIWDSLNLMYDEFPIDFVFVRSTMGVDGVDARFEQNYKQARAFQFIRGAYHYYRPNESSVEQAKNFIKNTKLEAGDFPPILDIEELPKKQSMDSLKVGLKKWLNLVEDHYKVKPILYSGEYFYKTHLKDDFADYEVWIANYNFFVENIKPEWMMWQFTEKGTVPGIRTKVDVNIFNGTRSDLRQKLIK, encoded by the coding sequence ATGACCACACAAAGTAAAAATCCGATGAAACCTGTTCGAAAACGAACCGTAAAAAAGAAGAAAAAAGAAACTCCGGCTTGGCGTTGGTATTTACGTATTGGAATTTTATTAGGTATTTTTGGATTTGTTGTTTGGTTTTTAATTACGTTTAAAGATGGGATTTCGTATTATTTTAGTTCCAAATTTGATAAGAAGGATGATAAAAACGTAGTGTTTGATGTCCGGAATGTTGAAGTGATGAAACGCCACGACGATATGTTGTTTGGTATTGATGTTTCGCATTATCAAGGACCGATTATTTGGGATAGTCTGAATTTGATGTACGATGAATTTCCGATTGATTTTGTGTTTGTTCGTTCAACGATGGGTGTTGATGGCGTAGATGCTCGTTTTGAACAGAATTACAAACAAGCACGTGCTTTTCAGTTTATACGTGGCGCTTATCATTATTATCGTCCGAATGAAAGCTCGGTAGAACAAGCGAAAAACTTTATTAAAAATACCAAATTAGAAGCTGGTGATTTCCCTCCGATTTTAGATATTGAAGAATTACCTAAAAAACAATCGATGGATAGTTTAAAGGTTGGGTTAAAAAAATGGTTGAACTTGGTAGAAGATCATTACAAAGTAAAACCTATTTTATATTCGGGTGAGTATTTTTATAAAACCCATTTAAAAGATGATTTTGCTGATTACGAGGTTTGGATTGCCAATTATAATTTCTTTGTTGAGAATATAAAGCCCGAATGGATGATGTGGCAGTTTACAGAAAAAGGAACGGTTCCGGGAATTCGAACCAAAGTTGATGTCAATATTTTTAATGGCACACGTAGTGATTTACGTCAGAAATTAATTAAATAA
- a CDS encoding dipeptidyl-peptidase 3 family protein: MKLNTIAAFTLAMVMFTSCNKKETLDKNKALIDSLTQIQFEGDKFADIEVLKYDIPSWNKLTLKEKKLVYYLAQAGYAGRDIYWDQNYKYNLKIRAALENIYQNFDGDKTTDDWKKFEVYVKRVWFSNGIHHHYSNDKIKPGFSQSYFQKLLKDTDTNLDGTVVEILFNDVDAKKVNLDESKGFVQGSAVNFYGKNISDVDVEKFYNSFVHLDSLRPISTGLNTKLIRNNSGKLEEKVWKSGGMYGAAIDQIIFWLEKAVTVAENPAQADALKLLIEFYKTGDLKTWDAYNIAWLNATEGNIDYINGFIEVYNDPLGHKGSYESTVQIKDFDMSAKMDVISKSAQWFEDNSPLLPEHKKKNVVGISYKTVEVAAESGDTSPSTPIGVNLPNADWIRAEHGSKSVSLGNIIEAYNKTGGSGKLKEFAYDQTEVELSERYGEIADKLHTALHEVVGHASGQINKGVGSPKETLKSYASTLEEGRADLVALYYLYDPKIQDLGLVDDWQKMGMAAYNDYIRNGLMTQLVRIEPGRDIEEAHMRNRQWVSAWVYEKGKADNVIEKITKDGKTYFKINDYDKLRNLFGQLLQETQRIKSEGDYEAGKALVETYGVKVDQKIHAEVLERNKQFKNAPYRGFVNPVLVPITDDKGEIVDIIISYPKTFAEQMLFYSKNFNFLPLEN; this comes from the coding sequence ATGAAATTAAATACAATTGCAGCATTCACATTAGCAATGGTAATGTTCACATCATGTAATAAAAAAGAAACGCTTGATAAAAACAAAGCGTTGATAGATAGTTTGACTCAAATTCAATTTGAAGGCGATAAGTTTGCCGATATTGAAGTTTTAAAATACGACATTCCTAGTTGGAATAAATTAACCTTAAAAGAAAAGAAATTAGTTTATTATCTAGCGCAAGCTGGTTATGCAGGTCGTGATATTTATTGGGATCAGAACTACAAATACAATTTAAAAATCCGTGCCGCTTTAGAAAATATTTATCAAAATTTTGATGGTGATAAAACGACTGACGATTGGAAAAAATTCGAGGTTTATGTAAAACGTGTTTGGTTTTCAAACGGAATTCATCATCATTATTCAAACGATAAAATAAAGCCAGGTTTTTCTCAATCGTATTTTCAAAAGTTATTAAAAGATACAGATACCAATTTAGACGGAACTGTTGTTGAAATTTTGTTTAACGATGTTGATGCTAAAAAAGTAAACTTAGACGAATCAAAAGGATTTGTTCAAGGTTCTGCGGTGAACTTTTATGGCAAAAATATCTCAGATGTTGATGTCGAAAAATTCTATAATTCATTTGTACATTTAGATTCTTTACGTCCGATTTCAACAGGTTTAAACACCAAATTGATTCGTAATAATTCAGGTAAATTAGAAGAGAAAGTTTGGAAAAGTGGTGGCATGTACGGAGCAGCAATTGACCAAATTATTTTTTGGTTAGAAAAAGCTGTAACTGTTGCCGAAAATCCTGCACAAGCTGATGCATTAAAACTTTTAATCGAATTTTATAAAACAGGTGATTTAAAAACTTGGGATGCTTATAATATTGCATGGTTAAATGCAACCGAAGGAAATATCGATTACATCAACGGATTTATCGAAGTTTATAACGATCCGCTTGGACATAAAGGTTCGTACGAAAGTACCGTTCAAATCAAAGATTTTGATATGTCTGCCAAAATGGATGTGATTTCTAAAAGCGCACAATGGTTTGAAGATAATTCACCTTTATTACCAGAACATAAAAAGAAAAATGTAGTTGGTATTTCGTACAAAACTGTCGAAGTGGCTGCTGAATCTGGAGATACTTCACCAAGTACACCAATTGGAGTGAACCTTCCGAATGCTGATTGGATTCGTGCTGAACACGGTTCAAAATCGGTTTCATTAGGAAATATAATTGAAGCTTATAATAAAACCGGCGGAAGCGGAAAATTAAAAGAATTCGCTTACGATCAAACTGAAGTTGAATTATCAGAACGTTACGGCGAAATTGCAGATAAGTTACATACGGCTTTACACGAAGTTGTAGGACATGCTTCAGGGCAAATAAACAAAGGTGTTGGTTCGCCTAAAGAAACTTTGAAAAGTTACGCTTCTACTTTAGAGGAAGGTCGTGCAGATTTAGTGGCTTTGTATTATTTATACGATCCAAAAATTCAAGATCTAGGTTTGGTTGACGATTGGCAAAAAATGGGAATGGCGGCTTATAACGATTATATTCGTAATGGTTTAATGACGCAATTGGTTCGTATTGAACCAGGTCGAGATATCGAAGAAGCACACATGAGAAACCGTCAATGGGTGAGTGCTTGGGTTTATGAAAAAGGTAAAGCAGATAACGTAATTGAGAAAATTACTAAAGATGGTAAAACGTATTTCAAGATTAACGATTACGATAAACTACGAAACTTATTCGGTCAGTTGTTGCAAGAAACGCAACGTATAAAATCAGAAGGTGATTACGAAGCTGGTAAAGCCTTGGTTGAAACTTATGGAGTAAAAGTAGATCAGAAAATTCATGCTGAGGTTTTAGAACGTAACAAACAATTTAAAAACGCACCGTATCGTGGATTTGTAAATCCGGTTTTAGTTCCGATTACAGATGATAAAGGTGAAATTGTTGATATTATTATTTCGTATCCAAAAACGTTTGCAGAACAAATGTTATTCTATTCTAAGAACTTTAACTTCTTGCCTTTAGAGAATTAA
- a CDS encoding aldose 1-epimerase family protein: MIIQNNFLTVKIATFGAEIKSILDNQNNEWMWNANPEFWGKTSPILFPIVGSLKNNTFIYKGENYSLSRHGFARDMEFDAEQISETKAIFTLKANEKTLVNYPFYFELKVIYTLHNKQLSCTYEVTNVGNETMYFSIGGHPAFALGNNATDFENFYLEFNNDTSINRLKLVNGLISENKEIINLDNQQLPLHYDLFKEDAMVFRDLKSNAIAIKNTKNENKLTLTFDDFTHFGIWTVQNAPFICLEPWFGMADLDNHNQHFETKEGMLALEPQQVFAKNWKITIE; the protein is encoded by the coding sequence ATGATTATACAAAACAACTTCCTTACAGTAAAAATAGCAACTTTTGGTGCCGAAATAAAAAGCATTTTAGATAACCAGAACAACGAATGGATGTGGAATGCAAACCCTGAATTTTGGGGCAAAACATCTCCAATTCTTTTTCCGATTGTAGGAAGTTTAAAAAACAACACGTTTATTTATAAAGGAGAAAACTACAGTTTATCACGTCATGGTTTTGCGCGCGATATGGAATTTGATGCCGAACAAATTTCAGAAACCAAAGCCATTTTCACTTTAAAAGCGAATGAAAAAACTTTAGTAAACTATCCGTTTTATTTTGAATTGAAAGTAATTTATACGCTTCATAACAAGCAATTATCTTGTACATACGAAGTAACCAATGTGGGTAACGAAACCATGTATTTCTCAATTGGCGGGCATCCGGCATTTGCTTTAGGAAATAATGCTACCGACTTTGAAAACTTTTATTTAGAATTTAATAATGATACTTCAATAAATCGTTTGAAATTGGTTAACGGATTAATCTCTGAAAACAAAGAAATCATAAATCTTGACAACCAACAATTACCCTTGCATTATGATTTGTTTAAAGAAGACGCCATGGTTTTTCGTGATTTAAAAAGCAATGCCATTGCGATAAAGAATACCAAAAACGAAAACAAACTAACGCTTACGTTTGATGATTTTACGCACTTTGGAATTTGGACGGTACAAAATGCTCCGTTTATTTGTTTAGAACCTTGGTTTGGAATGGCCGATTTAGATAATCACAACCAACATTTTGAAACTAAAGAAGGAATGCTTGCTTTAGAACCTCAGCAAGTTTTTGCGAAAAATTGGAAAATAACAATTGAATAA
- a CDS encoding class I SAM-dependent methyltransferase: MDKKQLRSTIFQHLDGLVTAPIVSALNSKNILNEFHLKNECTLDELAQKFNANKGYLNVALRTLASQGFIDYQVDNKQNSVTVSTNENTQTFIDYAYLYDEVTAFLKYSIDFHPRNFDKQPFEKLAVLFDKFYQNFGITFSGNENELRIQKQILKHIEGHLVGPTIVRLAMSGMFHKYFMESSFKAEEFHNEPACFEKILDFLTHLDWFTKKNANYQFTETGLFFAKRAASYGVTVSYLPMFSKMEDLLFGDAERIRQLNEGEDEIHVDRAMNVWGSGGAHATYFKVIDDFIIEIFNQPLDSQPKGILDMGCGNGAFLQHLYETIERYTLRGKHLDEYPLFLVGADYNQAALKITRANLIKNDIWAKVIWGDIGDPNRLATDLQENYGIALDDLLNMRTFLDHNRIWFEPKNINPERVSTSTGAFAHRGVYLSNNLVEENLLEHLQKWQPYIKKFGLMVVELHTIDPAITSKHLGETPATAYDATHGFSDQYIVEVDVFHKVCKEAGLEPDEKLFKKFPNSELATVSINLLK; this comes from the coding sequence ATGGACAAAAAACAATTAAGAAGTACCATCTTTCAACATTTAGACGGATTGGTTACTGCCCCGATTGTATCGGCTTTAAACAGCAAAAACATTCTTAACGAATTTCATCTTAAAAACGAATGTACTTTAGATGAATTAGCTCAAAAATTTAACGCAAACAAAGGTTATTTAAATGTTGCTTTACGCACCTTAGCTTCGCAAGGTTTTATCGATTATCAGGTTGATAACAAACAAAACAGCGTTACCGTTAGCACAAACGAAAACACACAAACCTTTATTGATTATGCTTATTTGTACGATGAAGTTACGGCTTTTTTAAAATATTCAATTGATTTTCATCCGAGAAATTTCGACAAACAACCTTTTGAAAAACTAGCGGTTTTATTTGATAAGTTCTATCAAAACTTTGGAATTACTTTTTCTGGAAATGAAAACGAACTGCGTATTCAAAAACAAATCTTAAAACACATCGAAGGTCATTTGGTTGGTCCAACGATTGTACGATTGGCTATGAGTGGTATGTTTCATAAATATTTTATGGAATCGTCTTTCAAGGCAGAAGAATTCCACAACGAACCTGCTTGCTTTGAGAAGATTCTTGATTTCTTAACACATTTGGATTGGTTTACTAAAAAGAATGCTAACTACCAATTCACAGAAACTGGATTGTTCTTTGCCAAACGTGCGGCATCATACGGAGTTACGGTTTCGTACCTACCGATGTTTAGTAAAATGGAAGATTTACTTTTTGGCGATGCCGAACGCATTCGTCAACTAAACGAAGGTGAAGATGAAATTCACGTAGATAGAGCCATGAATGTTTGGGGAAGCGGTGGCGCACATGCTACTTACTTTAAAGTGATTGATGATTTTATAATTGAGATTTTCAATCAACCATTAGACAGTCAGCCGAAAGGAATTTTAGATATGGGTTGTGGTAACGGTGCTTTTCTACAGCATTTGTACGAAACCATCGAACGTTACACGTTACGAGGTAAACATTTGGATGAATACCCGCTATTTTTAGTAGGTGCTGATTATAACCAAGCGGCTTTGAAAATTACACGTGCCAACTTGATTAAGAATGATATTTGGGCAAAAGTAATTTGGGGTGATATTGGCGACCCAAATCGTTTGGCTACTGATTTACAAGAAAACTATGGCATAGCTTTAGACGATTTATTAAACATGCGTACGTTCTTAGACCATAACCGTATTTGGTTTGAACCTAAAAATATAAATCCAGAACGCGTGAGTACTTCAACTGGAGCTTTTGCGCATCGAGGTGTTTATTTGTCGAACAATTTGGTTGAAGAAAACCTGTTAGAGCATTTACAAAAATGGCAACCTTATATTAAGAAGTTTGGTTTAATGGTGGTTGAATTACACACCATTGATCCTGCAATTACATCGAAACATTTGGGCGAAACACCTGCAACAGCTTACGATGCTACCCACGGATTCTCGGATCAGTATATTGTGGAAGTGGATGTTTTTCATAAAGTTTGTAAAGAAGCTGGTTTAGAACCTGATGAGAAATTGTTTAAAAAATTCCCGAATTCAGAATTAGCTACCGTAAGTATTAATTTATTAAAATAA
- a CDS encoding ATP-binding cassette domain-containing protein, translating to METLNVDSVLKNFNDKVILNDVAFSVEKGSILGLFGRNGSGKSTLFKCILGLEKPDFIYRKFNGKILKQSDLVKLFSYSSQEVFLPNSFTVKRLITFFDLSTNAFVLNDEMVSNNLELKIRELSYGQRFYIQLLMVIFSKKPICILDEPFSGLAPNMIEKISEYINWNKHKIFLITDHNYEDLYKIATKNVFLHNGNLTDVSNLDIENIKNRYYL from the coding sequence ATGGAAACTCTTAATGTAGATAGTGTTTTAAAGAATTTTAATGATAAAGTAATTTTAAATGATGTTGCTTTTTCTGTAGAAAAGGGGTCAATATTGGGATTATTTGGAAGAAATGGTTCAGGGAAATCAACCTTGTTTAAATGTATTTTAGGATTAGAAAAACCAGATTTTATTTATCGTAAATTCAATGGTAAGATTTTAAAGCAATCAGATTTAGTCAAATTATTTTCCTATTCTTCTCAAGAAGTATTTTTACCTAACAGTTTTACTGTTAAACGCTTGATTACTTTTTTTGATTTAAGCACAAATGCTTTTGTTTTAAATGATGAAATGGTTAGCAATAATTTAGAATTAAAGATTAGGGAATTATCTTACGGACAAAGATTTTATATTCAATTGCTAATGGTTATTTTTTCAAAAAAGCCTATTTGTATTTTAGATGAACCATTTTCAGGTTTAGCTCCAAATATGATTGAGAAAATTTCTGAATATATAAATTGGAATAAACATAAGATTTTTCTTATAACTGATCATAATTATGAAGATTTATATAAAATTGCCACTAAAAATGTTTTTTTACATAATGGTAATTTAACGGATGTTTCAAATTTAGATATTGAAAATATTAAAAACAGGTATTATTTATAA
- a CDS encoding tRNA-(ms[2]io[6]A)-hydroxylase, whose product MLGLKLLTDPRWANIAEGNLEEILTDHAWCEQKAATNAITLITYNSEHEDLVTQLTEIAVEEMQHFQMVHNIIKERGYTLGRERRDDYVGQLLKFLKKDGSRNESFIDRLLLAAMIEARSCERFRVLSENIKDEELAKFYRELMISEAGHYMTFLKLAKKYSTDVDVDKRWKQWLDYEGEIITNYGKKETIHG is encoded by the coding sequence ATGTTAGGATTAAAATTGTTAACCGACCCACGTTGGGCGAATATTGCAGAAGGAAATTTAGAAGAGATTTTAACCGACCATGCGTGGTGTGAGCAAAAAGCGGCAACCAACGCCATTACGTTAATTACATATAATTCGGAACACGAAGATTTAGTTACCCAACTTACTGAAATTGCAGTTGAAGAAATGCAACATTTTCAGATGGTACACAACATTATTAAAGAACGTGGATATACTTTAGGTAGAGAACGCCGTGACGATTATGTAGGGCAATTGCTTAAATTTTTAAAGAAAGATGGATCGAGAAACGAATCGTTTATTGATCGTTTGCTTTTAGCGGCGATGATTGAAGCCAGAAGCTGCGAACGTTTTAGAGTTTTGTCTGAAAATATTAAAGACGAAGAATTAGCGAAGTTTTACAGAGAGTTAATGATTAGCGAAGCCGGACATTATATGACGTTTTTAAAGCTTGCTAAAAAATACAGTACCGATGTAGATGTAGATAAACGTTGGAAACAATGGTTAGATTACGAAGGAGAAATTATTACCAATTACGGTAAAAAAGAAACCATTCACGGATAG
- a CDS encoding T9SS type A sorting domain-containing protein — translation MLPLTTFAQTTAIPDQQFEQALINLGIDSDNTLNGMILTADAAAVTPSLDLGSGLLNISFNPDLILNLTGINAFTNIQNLNLHSRRLDNGLDISNLSGLTSINLNNCSLNTISFAGNNALQFLEIGNINDLAGYNSITDLDFSTNLNIKVIAASNMSTLQRINLNNGQNINKPEMMISVGQTVGNNPNAVCIQVDDVTAALNNLAPYNTWMVTGNYFYSDNCALSVDKFVKDNIKVYPNPTSDYVSITQSNNELEVKSVLILDVTGKYLETVASNFENISMKNFASGVYLFVIHTNKGSVTNKIIVK, via the coding sequence ATGTTACCCTTAACAACGTTTGCTCAAACTACAGCGATTCCGGATCAACAGTTTGAGCAAGCTTTGATTAATTTAGGTATTGACAGTGACAATACTTTAAACGGTATGATACTTACAGCAGATGCCGCAGCTGTAACTCCGAGTTTAGATTTAGGCTCAGGTCTTTTAAACATCAGTTTTAATCCTGATTTAATTTTAAATTTAACTGGAATTAATGCATTTACGAATATTCAAAATCTGAATTTACATTCCCGAAGATTAGACAATGGTTTAGATATTTCAAATTTATCTGGTTTAACATCTATCAATCTTAACAATTGTAGTTTAAATACAATAAGCTTTGCTGGTAATAATGCCTTACAATTTTTAGAAATTGGTAACATCAATGACCTAGCAGGTTACAATTCAATTACCGATTTAGATTTCTCGACCAATCTAAATATCAAAGTTATTGCAGCATCAAACATGTCAACCTTACAACGAATCAATTTAAATAATGGTCAAAATATAAACAAACCTGAAATGATGATTTCTGTTGGTCAAACAGTTGGGAATAATCCAAATGCTGTTTGTATTCAAGTGGATGATGTAACAGCAGCTCTTAACAATTTAGCACCTTATAATACTTGGATGGTAACAGGCAATTATTTTTATAGTGATAATTGTGCTTTAAGTGTTGATAAATTCGTAAAGGATAACATCAAAGTTTATCCAAATCCAACATCCGATTATGTTTCGATAACACAATCAAATAATGAGCTTGAGGTCAAATCGGTTTTAATCTTAGATGTAACAGGAAAATATCTAGAAACCGTAGCATCAAACTTTGAAAACATTTCGATGAAAAACTTTGCTTCTGGTGTTTATTTATTTGTGATTCATACCAATAAAGGTAGTGTTACCAATAAGATTATAGTAAAATAA
- a CDS encoding restriction endonuclease yields MSQEIPKFHETFHPILDILSNNEIIHTREMQKRVIKKYYSNLPKELLEEKTKSGEILINNRIAWGKSYLKKGGYIHYPTRGNVQITEKGVKQKAPLNLKDLEEESTLLDFYRNEKEKHSHTTDSEQIINASPQDLIDEGFNQIEREVKNDLLEKLKTIDPYYFEKVILKLLSKMGYGDFETTAKSGDGGIDGVINEDKLGLDKIYIQAKRFTENKVREKDIRNFIGAMSGDTNKGVFVTTSLFDNGAIEKAKNAHHKIILIDGNRLVDLMHEFNVGVQIKQTYEVKQLDEDFFVEQ; encoded by the coding sequence ATGAGCCAAGAAATCCCAAAATTCCACGAAACCTTTCATCCTATTTTAGACATTTTATCTAACAATGAAATTATTCATACTAGAGAAATGCAAAAAAGAGTAATTAAAAAATATTATTCAAATCTACCTAAAGAGTTGTTAGAAGAGAAAACTAAATCAGGAGAAATTCTTATCAATAACAGAATTGCTTGGGGTAAATCATATTTAAAGAAAGGTGGTTACATACATTATCCAACAAGAGGTAATGTTCAGATTACTGAAAAAGGGGTGAAACAAAAAGCACCTTTAAATTTAAAAGATTTAGAAGAAGAAAGTACTCTTCTAGACTTTTATAGAAATGAAAAAGAAAAACACTCTCATACAACTGATAGCGAACAAATCATTAATGCTTCACCTCAAGATTTAATAGATGAAGGTTTTAATCAAATAGAACGTGAAGTAAAAAATGATTTACTTGAAAAATTAAAAACAATTGACCCTTACTATTTTGAAAAAGTTATTCTAAAACTTTTAAGTAAAATGGGGTATGGTGATTTTGAAACTACAGCTAAATCTGGAGACGGAGGAATTGATGGGGTTATTAATGAGGATAAACTTGGACTTGACAAAATATATATACAAGCAAAAAGATTTACCGAAAATAAAGTTCGTGAAAAAGACATCAGAAACTTTATTGGGGCAATGAGTGGAGATACTAATAAAGGGGTTTTCGTTACAACTTCATTATTTGATAACGGAGCAATTGAAAAAGCTAAGAATGCACATCATAAAATAATTTTAATTGACGGAAATAGATTAGTTGATTTAATGCACGAGTTTAATGTAGGTGTGCAAATAAAACAAACTTATGAAGTAAAACAGCTAGATGAAGACTTCTTTGTTGAACAATAA